The segment ataaaactgcattcacatttCCATGGGGAgcatattgttggaacgtcattccttttggcttgaaaaatgttggtgcaacttatcaaataGTCGTGACAAtgatcttccacgacatgatgcatactttcatggagggtTGTGTagatgatttgctagctaaatcattcactagagcagaacacttgggcatcctagataaaatatttcaacgaTTGGAGCAATTCActgtcagattaaaccctaagaagtgtgtctttggggtcacatccaACAAActtttgggctacattgtatcagaataaggcattgaagtggatccagtAAAGGTTcgagctatcatggagatgccaccacctaaatATATTAGCCAGCTACAATCTCTATAGGGCAGGCTacaatccatcagacgattcatcactcagttagcagataaatgtcttccattcaatcatctacttcataagaatatacctttcaggtGGGAAGATAAATGTGCATAATCATTCTACTAGCTCAAACAATATCttatgaatccaccagttttggtaccactaATAATAggcaagccactcatcctctatatatcaacaacataagtatcattgggggcactgctagctCAAGAAGATCCAACAAGCAAAGAAAGGGCTATTTATTACACCAAcaggactttgaatggatatgaactcaattgtACATTCATTGAAAATTATGATTATCAATGgtgttcgcttctcaaaagttttggCACTACatgttagcccacacaatcaagttggtagcaaagatcgatcctctcaagtatctactcaacaaggaTGCTCTCacaggaagattagctaaatgcgtcatgatcctaagtgagttttaTATTCAGTACACAGAACgatgggctatcaaaggacaagcaattgtagatcaactggcagaagcaccactactagatcAACACCCACTATAGGTAGAATTTCTAGATATGGACatgctcactatcacacccaagcaatggaccctatactttgatggatcctatacacaacatggattgagTGTCgacatcttgtttgtcactccAGATGGGCACAAAATTCCAATATCTTACAGACTaatatttccatgcaccaacaacattgttgaatatgaagccctggtaacaTGAATCAAAGTAgttgttgtatacacctaaaaatggtctaaagataattaattaaataagatattatttaattaaccccccttcccaatttaattgaattcattagcaatttgattaaattctcccattcatatACTTATTCATAaatctaagaatttatttaataggttcacctcaatggtcccctttgattaattaatcatccccccatttaattaatttcttctaatctcctaattaattaaaacaaatcaatttatgagttgttgaaagttaattagcctatttctattatttgaatttttaaattcaaattacccacatgcctcctaacttctaaccacctaacctaacccattccacctaatcctgggtttacctaaccctatcctatcttgcacatcttaACCTCTTGtggggtggatattctcccctcaagacacatggcacttatgccacatgtctcctcccttggacactttccctctcatgagaaagactccttgacacttgtcaccatagagatgacaagtgtccctccctccaacctcttcccaacctcctccaatttgacccttgatatcttcagattcaatcttgactgttgattcctgccacctcaactttggccttggaattcctataaatatccaatattttggagcacaaaggatcccatctcatatcattttagtcattgttactataggcatatccattctagcatatcatttaagcattgttatgataggcaattgcatcttagatctagtttaatttgatcatattctagcataattgttgaatcatgtagcgtaatcaatctctattctagcttaattgcatcatcatcatagcttaatcatgcatatcattagcttaatcatCCTCttagatcaatctagcataatcaatctcatctatcttacatatcatatcattttaaatcctccatctaggtgtagtcaagtcactgggattgcttatccagatctgagagcaaatccacactcgcatctcttaagaggcaataggtctctttgtcatggtttatctttcattagattttaattttctaaccatgcttgtaatgatatattgagtgtttgtgttgcagttgtaggtaccctacttcacacacacgacagtTGTAGAATGAAGAATCATAAAACTaagagtctatggagattctcaattagttatcaatcatatcaacgatgactattagatgaaagatgataagctaatgccttacaagagaatggtggatgacttcaaaaagtactttgtgcacatcacctttgaacagattccaagattggacaacaaaggtgtcgatgcaatggccactatcacctcTCTTCTATAAATTCCACATAAACAGAATCGTTACGAATTcctagtggagcaattgttttTCCCAACCTATGACAATTATGCATCCCAAGTCATATGTGCTCTGACCAGTTCTGATTCCCCTTTATATGGGAAGATCTATGACTATTTAAAAAACAATATCCTTCCACCTGACCtatcttgaaatataaaatgaaTCTTCATCCAATAATCCGCTtgctataccttaaccgctgacacactttaccttcaaggtctcgatggtactcttcttcgatgcctcgatcgtaaCGAATATGACTTCACCTTACaggagcttcatgaaggtatttgtggtatgaattcaagtggtcctactctcaccaagaaaattttgagaatgggatattactggccgacaatggaaagagagtcctatcaatttgctaggaaatgtctcaaatgtcaaattcatggtaacctcatacatgcaccagcacaggagctgcaaccattcaccacatcttggcctttctatcaatggggacttgatctggtaggaaatatTCAATCTATGTCTTCTaacaaatataattttattattgcCGCCAtgaagtacttcaccaagtggatcaaagcagtcccaatgaccactatGACTGGAAAGCAGATCTCATCATTtatccttaactatttcatttgcAGATAtagcattcctagttccatcatcatagataatggatgtcctttcaagaatcaagatgtgcaagagctaTGGGAATGATTtgaaatccaacatcatttttccacaccatactacccacaagggaatggccaagcaaaagcatcaaacaaaacaatcctgaaaaatcctcaagaagatagtgaatgatgctcgCAAGGATTGGTATGTACAACTCAATACGGCACTTTAGGCCTATAGAACAAGCATCTAcacacctataggggctacaccaaattcattagtgtatggttcaaaagaaattctacctcttgaggtcgaAATACCATCTCTCCAAGTATATTTGAAGGGCCTCATATtggatgaggaatatcgagtgaacaggttgcaagaactagagcttcttgatgaaaaatgacaacatgcctatgaccatctcaaggcatatcaacaatgaatgtgtagaagctataatcacaaagtcatcccaagggctttcaaaattggtgatcttgtcctaaaggaaaatcccaaaaattagCAAAAGATCAAGAAAACAAGGGAAAATTTCAGCCCAACTAGTTGGGAccatttgtcatcatatcaacctatggatcaggagTATATCAGTTGTCAACTTCGGAAGGGGACATGCTCAACGAACCAACCAATAGAATCCATctaaagaagttctacacttgagtcgtccaatgcacggtTCAAGCAAAAaagtaaaaaagcaaaaaaacaaaaaagcaaaaaaacaaaaaaacaaaaaaacaaaaaaacaaaaaagcaaaaaaaagtatcaaaaatcatcactatggtgaaatcctggcaaacagacaccttgtgacacaaaaaatcagaaaaatacaaaaaaaatgaaaaacaaatcaaaaagtacaataaaaacaagtggtgaaaacttggcaacaagcgCCACTTGTGAGAGAACGACTCCTCCATCTATCGGTACTTATaccatatctttgatccatctgatcTAAGCCCATAGGCACCGCCAAACACTTATACATGCCACATCATCCtggacacacttagcatagtcaATGTCCCTAATAATctgaatcatatcccaccatgggttggtgatcagtgtacataccCATATCGAAGTAATATCAATAGAAAGGGACAAAATATTGACCTCACTGGGGGCATTTTTCCTTGAGGGTTTTTTACATTagaccaaacacgtagcaagacaacaaggatcagaataaccaacaaatgacaatgacaatgcaagaaGACTATATATCATATAATTGaataaaagatctatttgcaagatgttttacttgacaagaatacatttccaatagcatgcatgcttacttatggttgttaatttttgcttatcatatctcctaagtgactcaaggatgtctcaaagactagagaagcaaggaaggaatgtgatgttttctttgtctgttgtttgggagtgaagccttgTATTATGCAAATTTATCTTACGAAGtgatcaggtaacatatcactgaagacattttggatttgtataggacaaaggttaactcttttcTATTTTACGTAAGCAACACTCagatcatcttggttcaattatacctcaatgcttgtgtcatcttgtaatatcaaatcccatgtaagttatactcaggtcattatggttcaaatataccatgatgcttgtatcaaatttcaacaaatcaaggctcgatgatgaaaaaatGGAAGCACAAGCACTTTGATCAAAACAAATGACAAATTGTGggaacgagaatgcatattaagcattggcattagttgcacatcattatcatcttaatcttgcattaggttgaaTATCATTTTAATGTTCCTCTtacaatagttgcatatcattatcatcttaCTCTTGCAttagcttgcatatcattttaagATCATTAATATCATAACATGTTAATCTTGCATATAGTTACATTCATTGCATTAGTTAACATTATCATTGtatttcatacatctcattttcaagatacatctcacattatcattatcatttcatacatctcattttcaagatacattctCAAATCAAAATCCTATCATTATCACAATGCATCCCATACATGAGCATTATCATATCAAGCATATATAACATTCTAGATTGCATTATCCCCCATATAAAAGCACAAAAACAGGTTAGTAACATTTGCACAAAGCATAAGCATCTACATATCACCTTCCAAACATAtagtacattacaatcatcatcttAAGAATATAACTCACCCGCAacacacatcacatcatctgcATCACCATCTACAAAAATCATCTAGatcaaaagcatatcatatagctcatcaaaatcaaagtagctacatccataacatatcatcatatatatgtgtgaccacatgttgatccaaaagaaaaataaacataTACATCAGAAACATATCATCGGTGAAGTAATCAAATGACCAGAGTCCTTGGATATATATCAATAACAAATGTTCATAATATCACATGGCACCAATATCAAGACAATCAATAAACATCAATAAGATCATCAAAACATCATATGAGAACATCGTTGAGTAACATATCAATAAGATCAAAGTACAACAAAGTATCATATCAGGAGGCCATCAAAATACAAAGATATATGTACATCAAGGTAAAGTATAAAATCTTGGATCATGATCACAATGCAGGATCAACCTGACCACCACCAGGACCTGTCAACTGAGAGCTTGAGCTACCCTTACCTGCACTACTCCTAGGAGCATCCCTCCAAGAACCCACAACCCCCTCGATGCCCCTCTGTCTCTGAGAACCCCCATGTCGAGATCTGGCAGCATAGGTAGGAGCACATCGGTCCGATGGCACAACCTGAAAGTATAGTCTTGTAATACTTTGCTTTCCCTGTCTACTCAATGAGACTCTAGATGGTATCCCCTATCACACCCTGTGCGACTACTTGTTGCAAAGATCTCACTGTCTCCTCTGCCTAGCTGCATCGCTCTATCTTTGTGTCTCGCTCTAGCAACACTATCACCACTTGTCTCTACAATTGTGCAACCTATGCCTGGTCCTATGTAAGCTAACCCTATACCCTATGCAACAAGGATTGTAATGATTCTATCTGTGCCTCTTGCTGATGAGGAGGCACTCTAATATGCAAACCCTGTGGTTGTGAAGGTTGTGGATCATGTATACCAACCTCTCAAGGGGCGGGAGAGGGCATATCAATCCTCCTTCATCAGGCCAATAGCTACACATCCTCCTCCTCTAACTCCTTTGCTACTACACCCGCCAATCCCATCAAACCTACTCCACCACCAACCACCTCATATTTTGTATCCTCATCAGAAGAATCACCACTCTCCTCCTCAGATCCATCACTGTCTGATCCCTCCTCAACCCCCATGGCAACAACATCCTCTGCCTGCAAAAATCCACCCAACCCAACACCACCCatcctccatcctcctcctctacctctcaCCACTCCTCTAACCCTCACcactcctccctcatctcctcctcctgccccgccaccacctcctcctcgaCCATGTCCAACCGCACCACCCACAACAATCCTCCCACCGCTCCTCCCTCTACTCCTCCTTCGACCTTGACCACCTCCACCTTGATCATCATTATCAACCTCCTCTAGTGTAAGAATAATCTCTCCTGGCCTTGTCAATCACGGGAACCCGTGTGTCAAAAATTATTGCGTATGCTCCATAGTCATCCATGCATCCGTTATATCCTTATACATGCTCCATATGCAAAAACAAAAAGGCAAAGAATAGAACTCAACTTGGGCTGTCACAAAATCCAATGTGGGCCCCCAATCTATCCTCTCCTTGTGTACCCGAGCATACACAATCATCCCCTCCGGCATCGGTTGCATGCGCCCAAACTATTGGTAAACCCGAGGAAGGATAAACTGCTCTATCACATACGGGGTGCGACCCAAAAGGAACCTGCTCATGAATAAGTGGGGCACCTCAAAAGTATCCTCCGACCATGGCTCACACAATCGATAGGACCTCCACACCACTGTATCCATATCATCAAAGGTCTGCCTCCAATACTCTAACTTCCTGAGCATCGGCTGGGAAGCAACCTAGTTGTACATCATCACAAATGGTGCCCCTAGTGTTCTGAACCTTAGACCAAGTGGACAGGTCACGTCTATGAGCTCACATGCCCAGATCTATAGTAAAGTGCATTCAGAGGCTAGACTAGCTGCATCATCATAAACCACCTGATGGAGCTCATGGTATAAATGGGTGAGCAAACAAATACCCCACGTATATCATGTATGCACCTGCACCATCTATCGGAGCACTCAACCCCATCCAACTGATAAACCGTGTGACCTCCTGTCCAGAATCAGGAAGCTACCAATCAAACCTACCAAAATTGAAGGGAGTGGGGCATAGCTATCCACCATGTTCTGACATGCCACTAAGTAACCTGCAATGTGAGGATCGAAAAAAACCTCTAGTAGAGCATCGGTCCCGCCGGCCTCCTCCACATCGTACTTCGCAAGCTCACCTATAATCAGAATCTATAGAATCCGTAGAACATCCTTCGACATCGTTGtgatctcacccatcggtaaatggaaggtgttatgctctatGTGCTATCTCTCGGCCAACTTGGTGAGTAGTGCCCTATTCTTCCGATAGGATGGCATGTGTAACAAGTGGATAAGACTGCAAGCCTCTATGACTACCAAATTATCGACACTCAATCGATCTTGCATCACAAAAGTCTTCAGGAATTTCTCCTGAAGCATGAGCActctgttgggactgattaaaattgagtcaagtttagaggcccaatccaaaaatttgctctACATACCTAAAcgagtcagtttgaagggcctagtttgcgagagggtaaaatgggaccagttgattttcagagggtaaggctcgggattcatgtcccacacctttcatttggcctattcagtgatgtgcaactttcagaattcattttggataagtttatgaggtacccagtttgaggggtgagctggaagtgcattttaggcacaaatgcagattttattgagtagcctactttgagcgattacatctttttccctattgatcgtcatgaaaaaattcaaagtggattcaattatatgcataaatatgagtcagtctgcaaaatttcaagtccttatgaatccgtttgctcagttttcaaagctcaatccgtttgtagtttgtgatgtttgcacaagtgtaaaaatgtcctggtaagcgtcatgtcagaatgtttgttctgggctaatgttggtataaatggtgagctacatttcaaatttcaaggctctaccaatccgtttgatcggttttcaaaagagctcattttgccatcaaattcagttatccgcacttccagtgttagatcagttaatgtaaccgttttggtgagcgcgccatttgcatcctgtcagtcgggtgattgaactgagaattaaaagatttaatatgtacttaaaggtacctatgttccgaatttgagagcctacggaggtcgtttgatatttttgagaaaggcatcatgtgttgccagaacattgacttcatcaggtccgcagtgtcgacaaagccagttgggcattttcggaaattattatctcttcactcaggactcatcttgagaaaccgttttgtagaagtcatccttgtatatcagagtacacgcctgtcagatggcgagctccagaaaggtgttttgacaggtttgaaaattacgtcttcgcgattaaatgcaaaaattgtggcgtaattgcctgaaggttgtaaaatgcggattaatgatccgaaaacgatgccgatcatttccggAGGTATTTTTGAGGTttgtgaagcattccaggggtcagttgcattaAAGCGAAAaaaattttagtcggacccactttggggcccgacctggctcatgcatGTGCCATAttagtttattggcgactttgttcactaagagatttttagaatatctaaatatggattataatcacgaggcatgtcataagagttcaagatgttattatgaacttcAGGCAATTTAAAATTGGCGAGTTTggagccaaatcctccttcagcgacaaagaagagcattaaaaaatgtgaatgcacttggcagccatggtgtgagaagaccatttaaactttcaaattaaatgcattggcatgtgaaaagccattaaacctttcaaccaaatgtaatGTGGAAGGTGAAAGCCAAATTTCAtgactttgccaacatcctccatgcttgaagtttgacaaagagaagacTTTATAAACTCCAGCCAATGCAAATAGCAATCCTCTCCTCCATGCTATGGCTGATCACGTTTTTGGCAAAGGGGCTGTAAGAAAGAGCagcaattaaaacattaaagtaaATGCAATGCTTCAACAGTCCTCCCTCCCTGTGTGGTAATAGAAGATGGCAAATGAatcatttaaatctttgaaaaggGGCATGGTAGCAGCCAACACAGAAAAACTCTCAAGCAAATGTTTTTGGCAAATGCAATgccagacatttctcctccctgcTGTGTATTCTATGTGGAGTGGTGATTGAaggaaattaattaaatctttcaaccaaatagCAATACTAAAATATTCCCCTTCCCACGTGGTAACAACCATCACAGAGAGCAAGCAAAATGAAATTAGAAAGAGGTGTGAGAAGTAATGTGCAGCAGATAGCAATGGAGATTGGGCAACATGGTGTTGGAGAACTTGTAGAAGACTTTAGTAATCCCTAGGTAACTGTCTATACAAAGGGATTTGAAACATTAAAATGCATTCAGCAATAGAAAACCCCTTTGTGTGGTTGTTTGGAGGCCATATTAAACATGTTGCAAATGCATTTGGCTGGTGTAAAGCTAATGTTCATGACTTTGCCAGCATTTTCCCTCCCTCACGTGTTGTTTGAAGACCAACATTTTCGATCAAATCAAGAAATCgccatgaaagtctcagaaaagAGCTCCAAAAGTGCACCTACAGGCAAatcactttatcccacattggctgggaagtggtattttctggtatttataaccaaaaatgcacagtagtaatatgtcaaagccataaag is part of the Cryptomeria japonica chromosome 10, Sugi_1.0, whole genome shotgun sequence genome and harbors:
- the LOC131858998 gene encoding protein argonaute 2-like; protein product: MGELAKYDVEEAGGTDALLEVFFDPHIAGGHTVYQLDGVECSDRWCRPGEIILTLEEVDNDDQGGGGQGRRRSRGRSGGRIVVGGAVGHGRGGGGGGAGGGDEGGVVRVRGVVRGRGGGWRMGGVGLGGFLQAEDVVAMGVEEGSDSDGSEEESGDSSDEDTKYEVVGGGVGLMGLAGVVAKELEEEDVVPSDRCAPTYAARSRHGGSQRQRGIEGVVGSWRDAPRSSAGKGSSSSQLTGPGGGQVDPAL